In a genomic window of Flavobacterium sp. KACC 22761:
- a CDS encoding prolyl oligopeptidase family serine peptidase, translating into MKLKVTLLLFLNIGFVAFAQENLTYQKPSKSILDLADYERAPTVSMDTKKEYMLLMYRSTYKTLDDLNQEELRLGGLRINPITNISSTATYLNNLKVRKINSTAEVQVTGLPANPKISNILWSPNDKKILFSHTTATGVELWVLDVATASATKLTDATVNANLGNPFNWFLDNETILVKMLPKNRPALLDAKKDLPTGPIISNTSGEKSQNRTYPDMLKNKNDEVNFENIVTSELYKVNLKGDAVLFKDAAMYSGERISPDGNYIMLTTIQKPFSYVVPLYRFPSKTIVYDARGKEIKTVNEVPLSEIMPKGFMAVRKGKREMAWRNDKPATLSYVTALDEGDPANKVEFRDEIFLWEAPFTNNPTSLAKTPQRFSDVIWGNDNVAVISDEWYDTRNTKTYLINPSNPSEQPKLITDRNAQDVYSDPGAFETKKNEYNKYVLAIENDNAFRIGDGFTKAGQFPFIDEFNLKTLKSKRLYTSSYKDKKEDLLEIEDFKSGKVLVQIQSKSEYPNYYFRNIKKQNSLTPITAFKNPFESIKDVSKEVIKYKRKDGVELSGTLYLPAGYDKVKKEKLPLLIWAYPAEYKDKNSAGQVTQNSNEFTVPYYGSFVYWVTKGYAVLDDAAFPIIGEGTTEPNDNFISQLVDNAEAAINAVDALGYINRKKVAVGGHSYGAFMTANLLTHSNLFACGIARSGAYNRTLTPFGFQTEQRNYWEVPEVYNTMSPFMNADKMKTPILLVHGEADNNPGTFTLQTERYFQALKGLGANARMVILPKEAHSYVAKENILHLLWEQDQFLEKYLKN; encoded by the coding sequence ATGAAATTAAAGGTTACACTACTCTTATTTCTGAACATAGGTTTTGTTGCTTTTGCCCAAGAAAACTTAACGTACCAAAAACCATCAAAATCTATTTTAGATTTAGCCGATTATGAGCGTGCTCCTACTGTATCAATGGATACTAAAAAAGAGTATATGCTATTAATGTACAGAAGCACTTATAAAACATTAGACGACTTAAATCAAGAAGAACTTCGTTTGGGAGGCTTGAGAATAAACCCAATTACTAACATTTCAAGTACAGCAACCTATTTAAACAACTTAAAAGTTCGCAAAATAAATAGCACTGCCGAAGTACAAGTAACAGGCTTGCCGGCAAATCCTAAAATCAGCAACATTCTTTGGTCACCAAATGACAAAAAAATATTGTTTTCCCACACTACAGCAACAGGAGTTGAACTTTGGGTTCTAGATGTTGCAACTGCCAGCGCTACAAAACTTACTGATGCTACTGTAAATGCCAATCTTGGAAATCCGTTTAACTGGTTTTTAGACAATGAAACCATTTTGGTTAAAATGCTTCCTAAAAACAGACCGGCATTATTAGACGCTAAAAAAGATTTGCCAACTGGACCAATTATTTCAAATACTTCTGGAGAAAAATCTCAAAACAGAACGTATCCTGATATGTTGAAAAACAAAAACGACGAAGTTAATTTCGAAAATATAGTAACTTCTGAATTGTATAAAGTAAACCTAAAAGGAGATGCTGTTTTGTTTAAAGATGCTGCAATGTATTCTGGAGAGCGAATTTCACCAGATGGAAACTACATCATGCTGACAACAATTCAAAAACCATTTTCATATGTAGTTCCGCTTTACAGATTTCCATCTAAAACCATTGTTTATGATGCAAGAGGAAAAGAAATCAAAACAGTAAATGAAGTTCCGTTAAGCGAAATAATGCCTAAAGGTTTTATGGCTGTTCGAAAAGGAAAACGCGAAATGGCTTGGCGAAACGACAAACCTGCTACGTTATCCTATGTTACAGCATTAGACGAAGGAGATCCTGCAAACAAAGTTGAATTTAGAGATGAAATTTTCCTATGGGAAGCGCCATTCACAAACAATCCAACTTCATTAGCAAAAACACCACAACGTTTTAGTGATGTTATTTGGGGAAATGACAATGTCGCTGTGATCTCTGACGAATGGTATGACACCAGAAATACAAAAACGTATTTGATCAATCCTTCAAATCCAAGCGAACAACCAAAATTAATTACTGATAGAAATGCGCAAGATGTCTATTCTGATCCAGGTGCTTTTGAAACAAAGAAAAACGAATACAACAAATATGTTTTAGCGATTGAAAACGACAATGCTTTCCGTATCGGAGACGGATTTACAAAAGCGGGGCAGTTTCCTTTTATAGATGAATTCAATTTGAAAACATTAAAATCTAAACGCCTTTACACTTCTTCATACAAAGACAAAAAAGAAGACTTATTGGAAATAGAAGATTTTAAATCAGGTAAAGTTTTAGTTCAGATTCAATCTAAAAGCGAATATCCGAATTATTATTTCAGAAACATTAAAAAACAAAACAGTCTGACTCCAATTACGGCATTTAAAAATCCTTTCGAAAGTATTAAAGACGTAAGCAAAGAAGTGATCAAATACAAACGTAAAGACGGCGTTGAGCTTTCTGGAACTTTATATTTGCCTGCTGGTTACGACAAAGTCAAAAAAGAGAAGTTGCCATTACTAATCTGGGCATATCCTGCAGAATACAAAGACAAAAACAGTGCTGGACAAGTGACTCAAAATTCAAATGAATTTACAGTTCCTTATTATGGATCATTTGTATATTGGGTAACAAAAGGATATGCTGTTTTAGATGATGCCGCTTTCCCAATTATTGGAGAAGGTACAACGGAGCCAAATGACAATTTCATTTCGCAATTAGTTGACAATGCCGAAGCAGCAATTAATGCAGTTGATGCTTTGGGCTATATTAACCGCAAAAAAGTAGCTGTTGGCGGACACTCTTATGGCGCTTTTATGACCGCTAACTTATTGACACATTCTAATCTTTTTGCCTGCGGAATTGCCAGAAGTGGCGCTTACAACAGAACATTGACTCCTTTTGGATTTCAAACTGAACAAAGAAATTATTGGGAAGTTCCGGAAGTTTACAATACAATGTCGCCTTTTATGAATGCCGACAAAATGAAAACTCCAATTTTATTGGTTCACGGTGAAGCCGATAATAATCCTGGAACTTTTACTTTACAAACAGAACGTTATTTCCAAGCTTTAAAAGGATTAGGAGCTAATGCTAGAATGGTGATTTTACCAAAAGAAGCACACAGTTATGTTGCTAAAGAAAACATTTTACACTTGCTTTGGGAACAAGATCAGTTTCTAGAAAAGTATTTGAAAAATTAA
- a CDS encoding IS3 family transposase (programmed frameshift) encodes MSLTREVFKRIVPDCTYSEAFKKQVVKEFELGLFCKADLRRRYQIRSHSCIDSWLRKYGKFTYLEKLTLGRPMKDPQSQRIKELEAQLAKKEQELLVFKKFIEIAERELKIEIGKKVWFQAVQEINRIYRVSPCEICRLFGYSKQAYYKRKSHLLKSIPDKVHLKSLVMSVRQKLPKTGGRKLHYMLKDDLKRHQIKIGRDKLFDFLRDEYLLVPKARRYYKTTNSRHWMRKYPNLIKEIKLNEPEQVWVADITYLRTKEQTYYLHLITDAYSKKIVGYNLSDNLMASSTLEALKMAVGNRKYSRNLIHHSDRGLQYCSKEYTEYLSQSKILISMTQNYDPYENAVAERVNGILKEEFGLSEIFEDFENLKKQALESILFYNQIRVHLSINMLTPNQAHLQNQIKLKRWKKTNRNKNNSVPI; translated from the exons ATGTCACTAACAAGAGAAGTATTTAAAAGAATTGTGCCTGATTGCACTTACAGTGAGGCATTCAAAAAACAGGTTGTAAAAGAATTTGAACTGGGATTATTTTGCAAGGCAGATCTTCGCCGTCGTTACCAAATCAGAAGTCATAGCTGTATCGACAGTTGGTTAAGAAAATATGGTAAATTTACATATCTGGAAAAACTAACACTGGGACGACCTATGAAAGATCCTCAATCTCAACGCATCAAAGAACTCGAAGCTCAATTAGCTAAGAAAGAGCAAGAATTATTGGTCTTTAAAAAGTTTATTGAAATAGCCGAACGCGAGCTAAAAATCGAGATTG GTAAAAAAGTCTGGTTCCAAGCAGTCCAAGAAATAAATCGTATATACAGGGTTAGTCCTTGTGAAATATGTCGATTGTTTGGATACAGTAAACAAGCTTATTACAAACGAAAATCACATCTATTAAAGTCAATTCCCGACAAAGTACATCTCAAATCTTTGGTAATGTCGGTTCGTCAAAAGCTGCCAAAAACCGGTGGCAGAAAACTGCATTATATGCTGAAAGATGATTTAAAAAGACATCAAATAAAGATTGGCAGAGATAAATTGTTTGATTTTTTACGTGATGAATATTTATTAGTCCCTAAAGCTAGAAGATATTACAAGACAACAAATTCAAGACATTGGATGCGTAAATATCCAAATTTAATAAAAGAAATCAAGCTCAATGAGCCTGAGCAGGTTTGGGTTGCTGATATTACTTATCTAAGAACTAAAGAACAAACATATTACCTGCATTTGATAACAGATGCATACTCGAAGAAAATTGTAGGTTATAATTTATCGGATAATTTAATGGCTTCTTCTACATTAGAAGCTTTAAAGATGGCTGTCGGTAATAGGAAATACAGCAGAAATCTCATACATCATTCAGATAGAGGTCTTCAATATTGCAGCAAAGAGTACACGGAATATTTATCTCAAAGCAAGATTCTGATAAGTATGACACAAAACTATGATCCATATGAAAATGCAGTTGCAGAAAGAGTAAATGGTATTTTAAAAGAAGAATTTGGATTATCTGAAATCTTTGAAGATTTTGAAAATCTGAAAAAGCAAGCTCTAGAATCTATTTTATTTTATAATCAAATAAGAGTGCATTTATCAATAAATATGCTGACTCCAAATCAAGCACATTTACAAAATCAAATCAAACTCAAAAGATGGAAAAAAACAAATCGGAACAAAAATAATTCTGTTCCGATTTAA
- a CDS encoding ABC transporter ATP-binding protein — MLDIQNISFSYTDKPVINNVSFTVNKGENIAIIGESGCGKSTLLKLIYGLYDLDEGKIFYDEKPVLGPKFNLIPGMPYMKYLAQDFDLSPYETVAENVGKFLSNGFANMKKLRVQELLEMVEMENFANVKTKFLSGGQQQRVALVRVLALEPEVILLDEPFSQIDAFRKNALRRNLFRYLKQKGITCIIATHDSTDALSFADEAIVMRNGELITKGDPTKIYEDPQTKYVASLFGEVNEVATHLLLDYEDESHKTLVYPHQFKMVSESKLPVKIRRTYFRGNHYLIETVYKRQLIFFESEIDLPLEQEIFLGLNYL; from the coding sequence ATGCTCGACATTCAAAATATTTCTTTTTCGTACACCGACAAACCCGTTATCAATAACGTTTCTTTTACTGTAAATAAAGGTGAAAATATTGCCATTATTGGCGAGAGTGGCTGTGGTAAAAGCACATTGCTTAAACTTATTTATGGTTTGTATGATTTAGATGAAGGCAAAATCTTTTATGATGAAAAACCAGTTTTGGGGCCAAAGTTCAATTTGATTCCCGGAATGCCGTATATGAAATATCTGGCTCAGGATTTTGATTTGTCTCCTTATGAAACGGTTGCAGAGAATGTTGGTAAATTCTTGTCGAATGGATTTGCTAATATGAAAAAATTACGTGTTCAGGAACTATTGGAAATGGTCGAAATGGAAAATTTTGCGAATGTAAAAACGAAGTTTTTAAGTGGAGGCCAGCAGCAAAGGGTTGCGCTCGTGAGAGTTTTAGCGCTTGAGCCAGAGGTAATTTTGCTGGATGAACCTTTCAGCCAAATTGATGCTTTTAGAAAAAATGCTTTACGCCGAAATTTGTTTCGATATCTAAAACAAAAAGGCATTACGTGTATCATTGCAACTCACGACAGTACAGATGCTTTATCATTTGCAGATGAGGCAATTGTAATGCGAAATGGCGAATTGATTACTAAAGGAGATCCAACAAAAATTTATGAAGATCCTCAAACTAAATATGTGGCTTCATTATTTGGTGAAGTGAACGAGGTTGCAACACATTTATTGTTGGATTATGAAGATGAAAGCCACAAAACATTAGTGTATCCGCATCAGTTTAAAATGGTTTCCGAATCAAAGCTTCCGGTAAAAATCAGAAGGACTTATTTTAGAGGAAATCATTATTTGATCGAAACCGTTTACAAAAGACAATTGATCTTTTTTGAAAGCGAAATTGATTTGCCTCTCGAACAGGAAATTTTTCTTGGCTTAAATTATTTGTAA